Proteins encoded within one genomic window of bacterium:
- the mltG gene encoding endolytic transglycosylase MltG, with translation MSLPSRSRRTVRGVALAVLAAALLSAFLLFDEHPARTWEGKLVLVPKGSRLPEVVEILRKGEVLPHPLAFRALVILTLTGRRLHYGEYAFPSPPSAFEAWRRLVQGDVIKYEVTVTPGENLFDVAKSIEEKKLATAEEFLAAAASPDVLRRLEIPGESAEGYLFPDSYIIVKPVTPEEILEFMVRQFRKKISPDAEKRAREAGLSLHQVVTIASIIEKETGVEEEKPLVSAVIRKRLAIGMPLQMDPTVIYGVKRFDGTVTRKDLRTPGPYNTYLNRGLPPGPIANPGLAALAAALNPSKAEYLYFVSKNDGSHTFSLTLPEHNRAVEEFRRAVREEEG, from the coding sequence ATGAGCCTCCCGAGCCGCTCGCGGCGCACCGTCCGGGGGGTCGCCCTCGCGGTCCTGGCGGCTGCGCTCCTGTCCGCCTTTCTCCTCTTCGACGAGCATCCGGCCAGGACCTGGGAGGGAAAACTGGTTCTCGTCCCGAAGGGGAGCCGGCTGCCCGAGGTGGTCGAAATCCTTCGGAAGGGCGAGGTTCTCCCCCACCCGCTGGCGTTCCGGGCTCTGGTGATCCTCACGCTCACCGGGCGGCGGCTTCATTACGGGGAGTACGCCTTCCCGAGTCCCCCGTCGGCCTTCGAGGCATGGCGGAGGCTGGTCCAAGGGGACGTCATCAAGTACGAGGTGACGGTGACTCCGGGGGAGAACCTCTTCGACGTTGCGAAGTCGATCGAAGAGAAAAAGCTGGCCACGGCGGAGGAGTTCCTCGCCGCGGCCGCCTCGCCCGACGTTCTCCGGCGACTGGAGATCCCCGGGGAGAGCGCGGAGGGGTATCTCTTCCCCGACAGCTACATCATCGTGAAACCCGTCACGCCGGAGGAGATCCTCGAGTTCATGGTTCGGCAGTTCCGCAAGAAAATTTCCCCGGATGCGGAGAAGCGGGCGAGGGAGGCGGGCCTTTCCCTGCACCAGGTCGTGACGATCGCCTCCATCATCGAGAAGGAGACCGGGGTCGAGGAGGAGAAGCCGCTCGTGTCGGCGGTCATCCGGAAACGCCTCGCCATCGGCATGCCGCTCCAGATGGACCCGACGGTGATCTACGGGGTGAAGCGTTTCGACGGGACGGTGACGCGGAAGGACCTGCGGACGCCGGGACCGTACAACACCTACCTGAACCGGGGATTGCCCCCGGGACCGATCGCCAACCCGGGACTCGCGGCGCTCGCCGCCGCGCTGAATCCGTCGAAGGCGGAGTACCTCTACTTCGTGTCGAAGAACGACGGGTCCCACACGTTCTCGCTGACCCTTCCCGAGCATAACCGCGCGGTGGAGGAGTTCCGCCGCGCGGTCCGGGAGGAAGAGGGCTGA
- the rimO gene encoding 30S ribosomal protein S12 methylthiotransferase RimO, with protein MTRIGRKSSTVRIHNLGCGKNAVDAEVMAGLLSEGGFHVVTGGRADAAVLNTCGFVRAAKEESIEAILSLAAEKRRGRIRRLVVAGCMARRYRDELPELLPEVDLFLGPGDIPDLPDRLASLLASVGPSPGGPEQRSLSGGGALPDEAYGHRIPEVGTGSAYLKILEGCDNRCAYCAIPAIRGPLRSRDRESLLSEARLLVRRGARELNLIGQDITAYGLDRGEKGGLVSLVRALCSIRGLRWIRLLYLYPSRVDDGIVDLLRSEEKMCRYLDIPVQHIDPGILDRMGRTYGPDIICRMLDRLRAGVPGVFLRTSLIVGFPGETRAAFDRLLRFVDEARWDYLGVFPYSREEGTPAFRFPSQVPERTKEERARRVRDAQADLLAAGNASRIGQTLEVLVEKTGARGKAVGRHRGQAPEVDGSVILSGFDGKPGSIVRARVTGAKEWDLHAVVVRSRGSESD; from the coding sequence GTGACGCGAATCGGGCGGAAGTCGTCGACGGTTCGCATCCACAACCTCGGGTGCGGAAAGAACGCCGTCGATGCCGAGGTGATGGCGGGCCTCCTTTCCGAGGGGGGGTTCCACGTCGTGACCGGCGGCCGGGCCGACGCGGCGGTCCTGAACACCTGCGGTTTCGTCCGGGCCGCGAAGGAGGAGTCGATCGAGGCGATCCTCTCCCTGGCCGCGGAGAAGCGCCGGGGACGGATCCGGCGACTCGTCGTCGCAGGCTGCATGGCGCGGCGGTATCGGGACGAACTCCCGGAACTGCTCCCCGAAGTCGACCTGTTCCTCGGCCCCGGCGACATCCCGGACCTCCCGGACCGCCTCGCCTCGTTGCTGGCTTCGGTCGGCCCGTCGCCGGGCGGTCCCGAGCAGCGCTCCCTGTCGGGCGGCGGGGCGCTTCCCGACGAAGCGTACGGCCATCGCATCCCCGAGGTCGGCACCGGGTCGGCGTACCTGAAAATCCTGGAGGGATGCGACAACCGGTGCGCCTACTGCGCGATCCCGGCGATCCGCGGTCCGCTTCGGAGCCGGGACCGGGAATCGCTTCTCTCGGAGGCGAGGCTCCTGGTGCGCCGGGGCGCCCGGGAACTGAACCTCATCGGCCAGGACATCACCGCGTACGGCCTGGATCGCGGGGAGAAGGGGGGGCTCGTCTCCCTGGTGCGGGCCCTCTGCTCCATCCGGGGTCTTCGGTGGATCCGCCTCCTCTATCTTTATCCCTCCCGCGTCGACGACGGGATCGTCGATCTCCTCCGATCGGAAGAAAAGATGTGCCGCTACCTGGACATCCCGGTACAGCACATCGACCCTGGGATCCTGGACCGGATGGGGCGGACGTACGGGCCCGACATCATTTGCAGGATGCTCGACCGGCTCCGGGCCGGGGTTCCCGGCGTCTTCCTGCGGACGTCCCTGATCGTCGGTTTTCCCGGGGAGACGCGGGCCGCCTTCGACCGCCTGCTCCGTTTCGTCGACGAAGCCCGGTGGGACTACCTCGGCGTCTTCCCCTACTCGAGGGAGGAGGGGACCCCCGCGTTCCGGTTTCCGTCGCAGGTCCCGGAGCGGACGAAGGAGGAGCGGGCGCGCAGGGTGCGCGATGCGCAGGCCGACCTCCTCGCCGCGGGCAACGCTTCCCGGATCGGGCAAACTCTCGAAGTGCTCGTGGAAAAAACCGGCGCCCGCGGAAAGGCCGTCGGCCGCCACCGGGGCCAGGCGCCGGAGGTCGACGGCTCGGTGATCCTCTCCGGGTTCGACGGGAAACCGGGCTCCATCGTCCGCGCCCGCGTGACCGGAGCGAAGGAGTGGGACCTGCACGCCGTTGTCGTGCGCTCCCGGGGTTCCGAATCCGATTGA
- a CDS encoding phosphatidylglycerophosphatase A: protein MRAVATGFGAGRIPVAPGTAGTLVALPLWYWSGGWGVRHLLLLCAVLLVSVPAAREEIAATGSPDPQSVVIDEIAGMLLAATGVPWGAGHALLLFLLFRLFDVFKFGPAAWLNDRRGAVYVVADDLAAGVCAGLVYRGIAWLTG, encoded by the coding sequence TTGCGCGCCGTCGCCACCGGGTTCGGAGCGGGCCGGATTCCCGTGGCCCCCGGGACGGCGGGGACCCTGGTCGCCCTGCCCCTCTGGTACTGGTCCGGCGGATGGGGGGTGCGCCATCTCCTCCTCCTGTGCGCGGTGCTCCTCGTTTCCGTCCCCGCGGCCCGGGAGGAGATCGCCGCGACGGGGAGTCCGGATCCCCAATCCGTGGTCATCGACGAGATCGCGGGGATGCTGCTGGCGGCCACCGGCGTCCCCTGGGGGGCCGGTCACGCCCTCCTGCTCTTCCTGCTGTTCCGTCTTTTCGACGTGTTCAAATTCGGGCCCGCGGCATGGCTCAACGACCGCAGGGGGGCCGTCTATGTGGTGGCGGACGACCTGGCGGCAGGGGTGTGCGCGGGACTCGTGTATCGGGGGATCGCTTGGCTGACCGGCTGA
- a CDS encoding HD-GYP domain-containing protein, whose amino-acid sequence MDRRQMETAIAGVVRHLGASLKNRGLYPITHPLVRTPVEKCLTELAPFFADRSELALTVSDGTLVLEGVPIFQLTSSLELFMARLGAIGLPAVIFERGVSVEDIELFVRFLHETREVGVPIPEIKARLSRWGVTHIRVTATEDEDKDDITLAREIYGNALNVVVRALKDVRNGKTPDGAESDRAVREMSGMVSRNRDAMLALTLIKNFDEYTYNHSVNVSVLSLAVAETLGLAEGERIGIGVAGLLHDVGKTQLALDLIRKPGTLTVEEFEEIKKHPEEGFAILGKMTHIQESTRAVVREHHMRFDRTGYPRPEPEYRTNPHSNVIAVADCYDALTTMRSYQKARTPQQALEIMRKLAGKSLDPDLVELLERSLGVYPVGTMVRLNTMEVAVVTGSTDGGKGEPKVAILFDRSGNPLATPQGVDLKESDPSTGKHHRMILGTVNPLMHPPVSMSEVFQALSG is encoded by the coding sequence TTGGACCGAAGACAGATGGAAACCGCGATCGCCGGGGTCGTCCGTCACCTCGGGGCTTCGCTGAAGAACCGGGGGCTGTACCCGATCACGCACCCCCTGGTCCGCACGCCCGTGGAAAAATGCCTTACCGAGCTCGCGCCGTTCTTCGCCGACCGGTCGGAGCTGGCGCTCACCGTCTCGGACGGGACCCTCGTTCTCGAGGGTGTCCCCATCTTCCAGCTGACCTCTTCCCTCGAACTCTTCATGGCCCGGCTCGGGGCCATCGGGCTGCCCGCCGTCATCTTCGAGCGCGGCGTATCCGTCGAGGACATCGAGCTGTTCGTCCGCTTCCTGCACGAGACGAGGGAAGTGGGCGTGCCGATCCCCGAGATCAAGGCGCGTCTCTCGCGGTGGGGGGTCACCCACATCCGGGTCACCGCGACCGAGGACGAGGACAAGGACGACATCACCCTCGCCCGGGAGATCTACGGGAACGCCCTCAACGTCGTGGTCCGGGCCCTGAAGGACGTGCGGAACGGGAAGACGCCCGACGGCGCGGAATCCGACCGGGCGGTCCGGGAGATGAGCGGGATGGTCTCGCGGAACCGCGACGCCATGCTGGCGCTGACCCTGATCAAGAACTTCGACGAATACACCTACAACCATTCGGTGAACGTCTCCGTGCTTTCCCTGGCCGTGGCCGAGACCCTCGGACTGGCCGAGGGCGAACGGATCGGCATCGGGGTCGCCGGCCTGCTCCACGACGTCGGAAAGACGCAGCTCGCCCTCGACCTCATCCGGAAGCCCGGAACCCTGACGGTCGAGGAGTTCGAGGAGATCAAGAAGCACCCCGAGGAAGGGTTCGCCATCCTCGGAAAGATGACCCACATCCAGGAATCGACGCGCGCCGTCGTGCGGGAACACCACATGCGGTTCGACCGCACCGGCTACCCGCGGCCCGAGCCGGAGTATCGGACGAACCCGCACTCCAACGTCATCGCGGTCGCCGACTGCTACGACGCGCTGACCACCATGCGCTCCTACCAGAAGGCGCGGACGCCGCAGCAGGCGCTCGAGATCATGCGGAAACTGGCGGGGAAATCACTCGATCCGGACCTTGTGGAGCTGCTGGAGCGGTCACTCGGGGTCTATCCCGTGGGAACCATGGTCCGGCTGAACACGATGGAAGTCGCAGTCGTGACCGGGTCCACCGACGGCGGAAAGGGCGAGCCGAAGGTGGCGATCCTGTTCGACCGTTCGGGGAATCCGCTGGCCACCCCGCAGGGGGTGGACCTGAAGGAGTCCGACCCATCCACGGGGAAGCACCACCGAATGATCCTCGGGACCGTCAACCCGCTGATGCACCCGCCCGTGTCGATGAGCGAAGTCTTCCAGGCCTTATCGGGGTAA
- the ruvX gene encoding Holliday junction resolvase RuvX: MADNVTGGRILGLDYGSRRIGVAVSDPLGLTAQPLPPIRREGDRKDIAVLARLAEELGVTSVVLGLPLLLNGDEGPAAARARAFGERMREETSLPVTMWDERLTSVQSERHLIASGVRREDRKGIRDSLSAMFLLQSALDCRRRE, encoded by the coding sequence ATGGCGGATAATGTGACCGGGGGGAGGATTCTGGGGCTGGATTACGGCAGCCGCCGGATCGGCGTGGCCGTATCCGATCCTCTCGGCTTGACGGCGCAACCGCTCCCCCCGATCCGGAGGGAGGGGGACAGGAAGGACATCGCCGTCCTCGCCCGCCTCGCGGAGGAATTGGGGGTGACGTCGGTCGTACTCGGCCTCCCCCTTCTCCTGAACGGGGACGAGGGACCGGCAGCGGCCCGGGCGAGGGCATTCGGCGAGCGGATGCGGGAGGAGACCTCGCTGCCGGTGACGATGTGGGACGAGCGGCTGACATCGGTGCAATCCGAACGGCACCTCATCGCATCCGGCGTGCGGAGGGAGGACCGGAAAGGGATCCGGGACAGCCTCTCGGCCATGTTCCTGCTCCAGAGCGCCCTGGACTGCCGGCGCAGGGAATGA
- a CDS encoding DNA translocase FtsK has protein sequence MADIEKIRRETVAVVFLAAGLVLSVALVSFHQMDPSLSTAGSPEAEVRNWAGWVGAILSDLLLQLFGVGAVGFPLLCLLLAYWTYRGEGILGKWARAAGGLLAVCSVLGILSFFTRHVSVLGQDVFLPGVVGDLLGVHFLGRVAGTAGGLVLLVALLLFSLMLVTGLPLSGLPALVRKDSSPEKVRERIKDKLAPREKWEEEPARSLAADAREEAAPPRVVARKPVPEEAAPPRIAGKAFVLPPLDLLEPPKGGEEGVDEETLQENAQALLSKLAEHGIDGQITEIRTGPLVTMYEFRPAPGIKANRVSAMADDLALAMRCESVRVVPNIPGKGVMGFEIPNARRAPIVLRELLGCPAYASAVPALSLAMGKDIFGDPVVRDLGKMPHLLIAGATGSGKSVALHTMILSILFRATPDEVRLILVDPKMLELSLYDGIPHLYHPVVTQPRDAAQVLKWAVGEMRGRYQLMMENGVRHIDAFNQFVEKRLRSGGRSKAEGEGDDLAKLPYIVILIDELADLMMTSASRREVEDSITQLTQMARAAGIHLIFATQRPSVDVLTGVIKANFPSRVSFKVISQFDSRTILDQSGAETLLGFGDMLFLQPGVGGIVRVHCPYVGEGEIQRVVDHLKAQGPPVYDSAITAPPSTEDPDPSRDEMFDAAVEEVVRAGRASVSFLQRRLKIGFNRAARIVEEMERQGIVGPAEGGKQREVYVTRKEE, from the coding sequence TTGGCCGATATCGAAAAAATCCGTCGGGAAACCGTGGCGGTCGTTTTCCTCGCCGCGGGGCTCGTCCTCTCCGTCGCGCTGGTGTCGTTTCACCAGATGGATCCCTCCCTTTCCACCGCGGGCTCCCCGGAGGCCGAGGTGCGAAACTGGGCCGGCTGGGTCGGGGCGATCCTGTCCGACCTGCTCCTCCAGCTGTTCGGCGTCGGCGCCGTCGGATTTCCCCTCCTGTGCCTTCTGCTCGCCTACTGGACGTACCGGGGCGAAGGGATCCTGGGGAAATGGGCGCGTGCGGCGGGGGGCCTCCTGGCGGTCTGCTCCGTCCTCGGGATCCTCAGCTTCTTCACGAGGCATGTTTCCGTCCTGGGGCAGGACGTCTTCCTGCCCGGGGTCGTCGGCGACCTTCTCGGGGTCCATTTCCTCGGGAGGGTGGCCGGCACCGCGGGCGGGCTTGTCCTGCTGGTCGCCCTCCTCCTGTTCTCCCTGATGCTGGTCACCGGTCTCCCGTTGAGCGGCCTGCCGGCGCTGGTCCGCAAGGATTCGTCGCCGGAAAAGGTCCGCGAGAGGATCAAGGACAAGCTCGCTCCCCGCGAGAAGTGGGAGGAGGAGCCGGCGCGCAGCCTCGCGGCGGATGCGCGGGAAGAGGCCGCCCCCCCGCGGGTCGTCGCGCGGAAGCCCGTCCCCGAGGAGGCCGCGCCTCCCCGGATCGCGGGCAAGGCATTCGTCCTGCCGCCGCTCGACCTGCTCGAACCGCCCAAGGGGGGCGAGGAGGGGGTCGACGAGGAGACGCTGCAGGAAAACGCCCAGGCGTTGTTGTCCAAGCTCGCGGAGCACGGCATCGACGGCCAGATCACCGAGATCCGGACCGGCCCCCTGGTCACCATGTACGAATTCCGCCCCGCACCGGGGATCAAGGCGAACCGGGTCTCGGCGATGGCGGACGACCTGGCGCTGGCGATGCGGTGCGAGTCGGTGCGCGTGGTCCCCAACATCCCCGGGAAGGGGGTCATGGGATTCGAGATCCCCAACGCCCGCAGGGCCCCGATCGTCCTCCGGGAGCTGCTCGGGTGCCCCGCCTATGCCTCCGCCGTGCCCGCGCTCTCTCTGGCCATGGGGAAGGACATCTTCGGCGATCCGGTGGTCCGGGACCTCGGGAAGATGCCCCACCTCCTGATCGCCGGCGCCACCGGGTCGGGGAAGAGCGTGGCGCTCCACACGATGATCCTGTCGATCCTCTTCCGCGCGACGCCCGACGAGGTCCGGCTGATCCTCGTCGACCCGAAGATGCTCGAACTTTCGCTCTACGACGGGATCCCCCACCTGTATCACCCGGTGGTCACCCAGCCGCGCGACGCGGCGCAGGTCCTCAAGTGGGCGGTCGGGGAGATGCGCGGGCGGTACCAGCTGATGATGGAAAACGGCGTCCGCCACATCGACGCCTTCAACCAGTTCGTCGAGAAGCGGCTCCGTTCGGGCGGCAGGTCGAAGGCGGAAGGGGAGGGAGACGACCTCGCGAAGCTTCCCTACATCGTCATCCTCATCGACGAACTCGCCGACCTGATGATGACCTCCGCGTCCCGCCGGGAGGTGGAGGATTCGATCACCCAGCTCACCCAGATGGCGCGGGCGGCGGGGATCCACCTGATCTTCGCCACCCAGCGTCCCTCCGTGGACGTGCTGACGGGAGTGATCAAGGCGAACTTCCCGTCGCGGGTCTCCTTCAAGGTGATCTCCCAGTTCGACTCCCGGACCATCCTCGACCAGTCCGGGGCGGAGACGCTCCTCGGGTTCGGGGACATGCTCTTCCTCCAGCCCGGCGTCGGCGGGATCGTCCGGGTGCACTGCCCCTACGTGGGGGAGGGCGAGATCCAGCGCGTCGTGGATCATTTGAAGGCCCAGGGGCCGCCGGTCTACGATTCCGCGATCACGGCTCCCCCGTCCACGGAGGATCCCGACCCGTCGCGCGACGAGATGTTCGACGCCGCCGTCGAGGAAGTCGTCCGCGCCGGCCGCGCCTCGGTTTCCTTCCTCCAGCGCCGCCTCAAGATCGGGTTCAACCGCGCGGCGCGGATCGTCGAGGAGATGGAGCGGCAGGGGATCGTCGGACCGGCCGAGGGCGGGAAGCAGCGCGAGGTGTACGTGACGCGGAAAGAGGAATGA
- a CDS encoding HEAT repeat domain-containing protein: MTEPTATQDELYLQRITQAVTEFAKGIKSASFYPSGHPTLLQAVSKIILLFEEIPLPEDGISIDVTKNALLFRDVPLVAGGNKALADLNRELYLRRAARIIFLPNLQPDEVISCLKIITLDPDEIQDAGGLERILLHEKVTRIWANRVDYEQLTQLLKEEELEEVLPEDLTVEPATSDDPLQADAPPEEVVTIETLLARIAKETDPSAYRGHIVEFSHFLLAERAERKIEYSMQAMAIFVGHIENPPGGSTEIAGLARLGIKELASEELVSHYIGLLKKRGFRGREEVEAVLVALEERSIGPLLQALAEEEDLLVRKTIVEIVTRIGRAAVPTILENLNDSRWYMVRNMVTVLGSLGMPDLAPHVAATLSHPDLRVKKEAIKALSRISHASAVTALCELCFFPEETVALTATAALSSKKETEAVIALYRRAATKLILYPNYRLAHEAIDSLRAIGTDEAVTALEELLSLRALWRTEKFRAMKFHALRSISKIKREMSKEVLERVRRSSDRSLRTEAERILGRRAQ; encoded by the coding sequence ATGACCGAGCCCACGGCGACTCAGGACGAACTATACCTGCAGCGGATCACGCAGGCGGTCACCGAATTCGCCAAGGGGATCAAAAGCGCGAGCTTTTATCCCTCCGGACACCCCACGCTTCTGCAGGCCGTTTCCAAGATCATACTGCTGTTCGAAGAGATCCCGCTGCCCGAAGACGGCATCTCGATCGACGTCACGAAGAACGCCCTGCTCTTCCGCGATGTCCCGTTGGTCGCCGGGGGGAACAAGGCGCTCGCGGACCTCAACCGGGAACTGTACCTGCGGCGGGCGGCGCGGATCATCTTCCTTCCCAACCTTCAGCCGGACGAGGTCATCTCGTGCCTGAAGATCATCACGCTGGATCCGGATGAAATCCAGGACGCGGGGGGGTTGGAGCGGATCCTGCTGCACGAGAAAGTGACGCGGATCTGGGCAAACCGGGTGGACTACGAGCAGCTCACGCAACTGCTGAAGGAAGAAGAACTCGAGGAGGTCCTGCCCGAAGACCTCACCGTCGAGCCGGCGACCTCGGACGACCCGCTGCAGGCCGATGCGCCGCCCGAGGAAGTCGTCACGATCGAAACCTTGCTCGCGCGGATCGCGAAGGAGACCGACCCCTCCGCCTACCGCGGGCACATCGTGGAGTTCTCGCATTTCCTCCTCGCGGAACGCGCCGAGCGTAAGATCGAATACTCGATGCAGGCGATGGCGATCTTCGTCGGGCACATCGAGAATCCTCCGGGGGGAAGCACCGAGATCGCGGGACTCGCCCGCCTCGGGATCAAGGAATTGGCCTCCGAGGAGCTGGTGTCGCACTACATCGGCCTGCTCAAGAAGCGCGGATTCCGCGGCCGCGAGGAGGTCGAAGCGGTGCTCGTCGCCCTGGAGGAGCGCTCCATCGGGCCGCTGCTTCAGGCCCTGGCCGAGGAGGAGGACCTGCTCGTCCGGAAGACGATCGTCGAAATCGTGACCCGGATCGGGAGGGCCGCGGTTCCCACGATCCTGGAGAACCTGAACGACTCGCGTTGGTACATGGTGCGAAACATGGTCACCGTCCTCGGCAGCCTCGGGATGCCCGACCTCGCGCCGCACGTCGCCGCCACGCTTTCCCATCCCGACCTGCGCGTGAAGAAGGAAGCGATCAAGGCGCTCTCGAGGATCTCCCACGCTTCCGCCGTGACCGCCCTCTGCGAGCTCTGCTTCTTCCCCGAGGAAACGGTCGCCCTCACCGCCACCGCCGCGCTTTCCTCGAAGAAGGAGACGGAGGCGGTCATCGCCCTGTACCGCCGCGCGGCGACCAAGCTCATCCTCTACCCGAACTATCGGCTGGCCCACGAGGCGATCGACTCCCTTCGCGCGATCGGTACCGACGAGGCGGTCACCGCCCTCGAGGAGCTCCTCTCCCTGCGCGCCCTGTGGCGCACGGAAAAGTTCCGGGCGATGAAATTCCACGCCCTGCGGAGCATCTCAAAGATCAAGAGGGAGATGTCGAAGGAGGTTCTCGAGCGGGTCCGGCGTTCCTCCGACCGGTCTCTCCGGACCGAGGCCGAGCGTATACTCGGAAGACGGGCGCAGTAA
- a CDS encoding outer membrane lipoprotein carrier protein LolA, whose product MEHTEPMFMRSRYKPLSSHALLLACVLLLIPFAPGGATGGESAGEALLRRVGERYAAARTLSAKFRQEIPLQNVGIVRKASGIVYFGRPLKMRWDYKGPGAQLFLADGRYFYFRPEDSPQVIRRAVDEKGLGGKIPLLLLFGKGEITALFRVDSADPRKGGEETVLRLSPRGDGAPEVRRIDLVVGAADALIREVHLFDRMGGENHLFLSDVKVNPSLPPDLFRFRKPAGVTVVDG is encoded by the coding sequence ATGGAGCATACTGAACCCATGTTCATGCGTTCCCGATACAAACCGCTTTCCTCGCACGCGCTCCTTCTTGCGTGCGTCCTCCTCCTGATCCCCTTTGCACCGGGAGGGGCAACGGGTGGCGAGAGCGCCGGCGAGGCGCTCCTGCGGCGGGTCGGCGAGCGGTACGCCGCCGCGCGCACCCTGTCCGCGAAGTTCCGGCAGGAGATCCCGCTCCAGAACGTCGGGATCGTCCGGAAGGCTTCCGGGATCGTGTACTTCGGCCGGCCGCTCAAGATGCGGTGGGACTACAAGGGGCCCGGGGCGCAGCTGTTCCTCGCCGACGGCAGATACTTCTACTTTCGACCGGAGGACTCGCCGCAGGTGATCCGCCGCGCCGTGGACGAGAAGGGGCTCGGCGGAAAGATCCCGCTGCTGCTCCTGTTCGGCAAGGGGGAGATCACGGCCCTTTTCCGCGTGGACTCCGCCGACCCGCGCAAGGGCGGCGAGGAGACGGTCCTGCGCCTTTCCCCCCGGGGAGACGGAGCGCCCGAGGTCCGCCGGATCGACCTCGTCGTCGGCGCGGCGGACGCGCTGATCCGCGAGGTGCACCTCTTCGACCGGATGGGCGGGGAGAACCACCTCTTCCTCTCCGACGTGAAGGTCAACCCTTCCCTGCCCCCCGATCTCTTCCGGTTCCGGAAGCCGGCAGGGGTTACCGTGGTGGACGGGTGA
- a CDS encoding TraR/DksA family transcriptional regulator — MKTIKEMLLKKREDLVLEISRRSKASTESAAQDIGDILDSVSEERTRELDLILTDREKRKLAQIDDALDRIEENTYGLCEECGVKIPKARLKVLPFAKYCVECQEKNEREEKYTREESEDGIRKVPVADVEE, encoded by the coding sequence ATGAAGACGATCAAGGAGATGTTGCTGAAGAAACGGGAGGACCTCGTGCTGGAGATCTCCCGGCGCTCGAAGGCGAGCACGGAATCCGCGGCGCAGGACATCGGCGACATCCTCGACTCGGTGTCCGAGGAGCGGACCCGCGAACTGGATCTGATCCTGACCGACCGTGAAAAGAGGAAGCTGGCCCAGATCGACGACGCCCTGGACCGGATCGAGGAGAACACCTACGGCCTGTGCGAGGAGTGCGGCGTCAAGATTCCGAAGGCGCGCCTCAAGGTGCTGCCGTTCGCGAAATATTGCGTGGAGTGCCAGGAGAAAAACGAGCGGGAGGAGAAGTACACCCGCGAGGAATCGGAGGACGGGATCCGGAAGGTCCCGGTGGCCGACGTCGAGGAGTAG
- a CDS encoding HEAT repeat domain-containing protein — MAGETEMIERIEEALARLLSDSSAAVREAASGAMDRTRAKRSVEEFRSRIRSGNVEEKLRAIHAASEFGGPEGVSLLLLALSDRDAEIRGAAVRELSSYPSPAVIKLLWEMLPRERGMVLGNLLETLGASGRRELAPHIEKFLDHPEPEVRAKAVTAFSRLCDGPGWEKILAHAGDPSATVRAAVAEALGSWTALPR; from the coding sequence ATGGCGGGGGAAACGGAAATGATCGAGCGGATCGAGGAGGCATTGGCCAGGCTTCTGTCGGACTCTTCCGCGGCGGTGCGGGAAGCCGCGTCCGGGGCGATGGACCGTACCCGCGCGAAGCGGTCGGTGGAGGAGTTCCGGTCCAGGATCCGCAGCGGCAACGTCGAGGAGAAGCTCCGCGCGATCCACGCCGCCTCGGAGTTCGGCGGCCCGGAAGGAGTTTCCCTTCTGCTTCTGGCGCTTTCGGATCGTGACGCGGAGATCCGCGGGGCGGCCGTTCGGGAGTTGTCCTCGTACCCCTCGCCGGCAGTGATCAAGCTCCTGTGGGAGATGCTTCCGCGGGAGCGGGGGATGGTGCTCGGCAACCTCCTCGAGACGCTGGGCGCTTCCGGCCGGAGGGAACTCGCTCCCCACATCGAGAAGTTCCTCGACCACCCGGAACCGGAGGTCCGGGCGAAGGCGGTGACGGCGTTCTCCCGTTTGTGCGACGGTCCGGGGTGGGAAAAGATCCTGGCGCACGCCGGCGACCCGAGCGCAACCGTCCGCGCCGCGGTCGCGGAGGCACTGGGAAGCTGGACGGCGTTACCCCGATAA